A single Nomascus leucogenys isolate Asia chromosome 14, Asia_NLE_v1, whole genome shotgun sequence DNA region contains:
- the CEP131 gene encoding centrosomal protein of 131 kDa isoform X7 yields the protein MKGTRAIGSVLERSPVGVDLSLTGLPPPVSRRPGSAATTKPIVRSVSVVTGSEQKRKALEATGPGGSRAINNLRRSNSTTQVSQPRSGSTRPTEPTDFLMLFEGSPSGKKRPASLSTAPSEKGATWNVLDDQPRGFTLPSNARSSSALDSPAGPRRKECTVALAPNFTANNRSNKGAVGNCVTTMVHNCYTPSERVPPLKSSNQTAPSLNNIIKAATCEGSESSGFGKPPKNVSSATHSAQNNAGGSMGLPRRKEVTEEEAERFIHQVNQAAVTIQRWYRHQVQQRRAGAARLEHLLQAKREEQQQRSGEGTLLNLHQQKEAARRKAREEKARQARRAAIQELQQKRALRAQKASTVERGPPENPRETRVPGTRQPAQELSPMPGGTAHQALKANNADAGLPAAGPGDRCLPTSASSPEPQQPPEDRMQDVLVQDAAGDNLEMKAPSRGPLEELLHTLQLLEKEPDPLPCPRAHHRGRYAWASEVTTEDDASSLTADNLEKFGKLSAFPEPPEDGTLLSEAKLQSIMSFLDEMEKSGQDQLDPQQEEGWVPAAGLGPLELGSEVSTSVMRLKLEVEEKKQAMLLLQRALAQQRDLTVRRVKETEKALSRQLQRQREHYEATIQRHLAFIDQLIEDKKVLSEKCEAVVAELKQEDQRCTERVAQAQVQHELEIKKLKELMSATEKARREKWISEKTKKIKEVTVRGLEPEIQKLIARHKQEVRRLKSLHEAELLQSDERASQRCLRQAEELREQLEREKEALGQQERERARQRFQQHLEQEQWALQQQRQRLYSEVAEERERLGQQAARQRAELEELRQQLEESSSALTRTLKAEFEKGREEQERRHQMELKALKQQLELERQAWEAGCARKEVGAWAPRWAGVGGCPGWVLLLLWHPGGSFLGVTSGCLGLSSELTLSVLLSAHLLRGLWKDQGCLERILCGPRTGVAPLARGCYTPAPHDQPPDPQMYREAHVQQGPPLSLWGLLRGWTLPR from the exons GAGGCCACAGGGCCTGGGGGCTCCCGGGCCATCAACAACCTTAGAAGATCCAACAGCACCACGCAGGTCAGCCAGCCTCGGAGTGGCTCCACCAG GCCAACGGAGCCCACGGACTTCCTGATGCTCTTCGAGGGCAGCCCCAGTGGGAAAAAGAGGCCGGCCAGCCTGAGCACAGCCCCCAGCGAGAAGGGAGCCACCTGGAACGTCCTG GATGACCAGCCCCGGGGCTTCACCTTGCCATCCAATGCCCGGAGTTCCAGTGCCCTTGACTCACCAGCGGGCCCGCGAAGGAAAGAATGCACCGTGGCCCTGGCCCCCAACTTCACTGCTAACAACAG GAGCAACAAGGGAGCTGTGGGCAACTGCGTCACCACCATGGTGCACAACTGCTACACCCCCTCGGAGAGGGTGCCCCCGCTCAAGAGCTCCAACCAGACCGCCCCCTCCCTCAA CAACATCATCAAGGCAGCCACCTGTGAGGGCAGCGAGAGCAGCGGCTTCGGGAAGCCGCCGAAGAACGTCTCCAGTGCCACCCACTCGGCCCAGAACAACGCTGGGGGCAGCATGGGCCTGCCCAGGCGGAAGGAGGTGACggaggaggaggctgagag GTTTATCCACCAGGTGAACCAGGCCGCTGTCACCATCCAGCGCTGGTACCGCCACCAGGTGCAGCAGCGCCGAGCAGGAGCTGCCCGCCTGGAGCACCTGCTGCAGGCCAAGCGGGAG gagcagcagcagcggTCAGGTGAGGGGACCCTCTTGAACCTGCACCAGCAGAAAGAGGCAGCCAGGAGGAAGGCCCGGGAGGAGAAGGCGCGCCAAGCCAGGCGAGCAGCCATTCAG GAGCTGCAACAGAAACGAGCCCTGAGAGCCCAGAAGGCGAGCACTGTTGAGCGTGGGCCACCTGAGAATCCCAGGGAGACCAGAGTGCCAGGGACACGACAGCCTGCTCAGGAGCTGTCCCCCATGCCAGGCGGCACTGCCCACCAGGCCCTCAAGGCCAACAACGCTG ATGCTGGCCTCCCTGCTGCAGGCCCCGGAGACCGCTgcctgcccacctccgcctcatCCCCAGAACCACAGCAGCCTCCAGAGGACAGGATGCAG GACGTTCTCGTGCAGGATGCAGCTGGAGACAACCTGGAGATGAAGGCCCCGAGCAGGGGGCCGCTGGAGGAGCTGCTGCACACGCTGCAGCTGCTGGAGAAGGAGCCGGACCCGCTGCCCTGCCCCAGGGCCCATCACAGGGGCAGATACGCCTGGGCCAGCGAGGTGACCACG GAGGATGATGCCAGCTCTCTGACAGCTGACAACTTGGAGAAATTTGGAAAACTCAGCGCGTTCCCCGAACCCCCAGAGGATGGGACGCTGCTTTCGGAGGCCAAGCTACAAAGCATCATGAGCTTCTTGGACGAGATGGAGAAGTCTGGGCAGGACCAGCTGGACCCCCAGCAGGAGGAG GGATGGGTGCCGGCGGCGGGGCTGGGGCCCCTGGAGCTGGGGTCCGAGGTGAGCACATCTGTGATGCGGCTGAAGCTGGAGGTGGAGGAGAAGAAGCAGGCCATGCTGCTGCTGCAGAGAGCGCTG GCGCAGCAGCGAGACCTCACGGTCCGGCGGGTCAAGGAGACAGAGAAGGCGCTGAGCCGGCAGCTGCAGCGGCAGAGGGAGCACTATGAGGCCACCATCCAGCGGCACTTGGCCTTCATTGACCAG CTGATTGAAGACAAGAAGGTCCTGAGTGAAAAGTGCGAGGCTGTGGTGGCcgagctgaagcaggaggaccagAGATGCACCGAGCGTGTGGCCCAGGCACAGGTGCAGCACGAGCTG GAGATTAAAAAACTCAAAGAATTAATGAGTGCCACCGAGAAAGCCCGCCGGGAGAAGTGGATCAGTGAGAAAACCAAGAAGATCAAGGAGGTCACTGTCCGAG GTCTGGAGCCCGAGATCCAGAAGCTGATTGCCAGGCACAAGCAGGAAGTGCGGAGGCTCAAGAGCCTGCACGAGGCGGAGCTGCTGCAGTCGGATGAGCGGGCTTCGCAGCGCTGCCTGCGCCAGGCCGAGGAGCTGCGGGAGCAACTGGAGCGGGAGAAGGAGGCGCTGGGCCAGCAGGAGCGCGAGCGTGCTCGGCAGCG GTTCCAGCAGCACCTGGAGCAGGAGCAGTGGGCACTGCAGCAGCAACGGCAGCGGCTGTACAGCGAGGTGGCTGAGGAGAGGGAGCGGCTGGGCCAGCAGGCAGCAAG GCAGCGGGCGGAGCTGGAGGAGCTGAGGCAGCAGCTGGAGGAGAGCAGCTCTGCGCTGACCCGAACCCTGAAGGCCGAGTTTGAGAAGGGCAGGGAGGAGCAGGAGCGCCGGCACCAG ATGGAGCTGAAGGCTCTGAAGCAGCAGCTGGAGCTAGAGAGGCAGGCGTGGGAGGCCGGCTGCGCCAGGAAGGAGGTGGGGGCCTGGGCGCCCAGGTGGGCAGGGGTCGGGGGCTGCCCCGGGTGGGTTTTGCTGCTGCTGTGGCATCCTGGGGGCTCGTTTCTGGGAGTCACATCTGGCTGCTTGGGGTTGTCGTCTGAACTGACGCTGAGTGTGTTGCTTTCAGCCCATCTTTTGCGTGGGCTCTGGAAGGATCAAGGGTGCCTGGAGCGCATCCTCTGTGGTCCGAGAACAGGCGTTGCCCCCCTCGCTAGGGGCTGCTACACCCCTGCGCCCCATGACCAGCCCCCTGACCCTCAGATGTACAGAGAGGCACACGTACAACAGGGGCCCCCCCTTAGCCTCTGGGGCCTTCTG